A segment of the Nitrospirota bacterium genome:
ACTGCTCCTTTCATGAGGCCGTTGTCTACAATATTTATCTTTTCGGAAACCACCTGCTCACCCATTTTGCCGATGAGGAGGGACTTCCCTTTCTGCACATTTTCTGAGGAAAAAGATGATGCAAGGACACTCAGGAACTCAGTTGCCACGGAACTGTCCAGAAGGACGGAGCCCTTTCCGGTTATGATCTTTCTTGCCCCCAGCAGCCTCAAAGCCCTGTCGGCGGCCTCCCTGCCCACAGTCTCAAAATCCACTCCCCCCAGGAATCTGTTGCTCTCATACCCCCAGCCCATCTGTGCATCATGGCCGTCTTCTGCTACGACCATTATCTGGGCGCTTGCAGATGTTGCCCTGTACCCGGCCTCAAGCCCCCTGGAGTTGAGGATAAGGATTTCAGCCTCGGCAAAGCTGCCGGATGCCTTCCTCACCTTTGTTATCCGCTGGTCTCTACTGAGGGCCGCATCTTCAATCTGTCTTACCCTGTCTATGGCATCTTCTTCGGAAATAGCCGCAATGGTTCCGTCATATGTATCAACTTCAGGACAGGTTGCAGGTCCGGCAATATCAAGGCAGGGGTCCTCCCCTGTAAAGAGGGAAGATTCAAGGGCATCGTCAACGACTCTCTGCCAGTCCTTCGGTTCAGTTGAATAGGAGAAGCCGAGGCGTTGTTTCTTTATGACCCTGAGGGAATAACCAAAGTCCATTGATGTCTCGAGGGCATCAATTTCCCGGGATTTTACCTCTACAGAGAGTGACCTTGCGGACAGCATAAAGACTTCGGCAAGATCTGCTCCGTTTCTTATCGCTTTCTTTAAAATATCTTCTGCCAAGTCTGTGTCAATCTTCATAGTATGTGGCTGATGCAGTATCCGACTCCCAGACAGTGACTGCCGAGACCCTGATGTTTTCATCATCAATCTTCCTCTTGAGGGAGTCGAATATCCACCTGGCAATGTTCTCAGATGAAGGATTTATTTCAGTAAAGGGGAATATCTCATTCAGAGCCCCATGGTCGAGTTGCTCGACAATCTCGTTTGTATAACTCTTCAGGTCATGAAAATCTATTGCTATATCCAAATCATTCAACCTCTCGGCAAGTATATGGACCTGAACCTTCCAGTTATGACCATGAAGGGCCTCGCACTTCCCCTTATAGCCCCTGAGCTGATGGGCTGCTGAAAAAATGGTCTCTATTGTAAGTTCATACATAGTTTAAAATACTCTTCACCCATGGTGATAAAACGAGAGTTTATATAATAACGATCAAGAAGTAACGGACTCAGTCACTTCTTTTAAATATTGCGATATAGGGGAGGTTCCTGTATTTGTTGTCGTAATCCAGGCCATAACCCACAACGTATTTGTTCGGTATTTCAAACCCCTTGTAATCAATCGGCACATCTACAATACGTCTGTCAATTTTGTCGAGAAGGGCACAAATCTTCAGTGACCTCGGCAACCTTGCCAAAAACCTCTCCCTGAGGTAGTTCAGGGTTATCCCGGTGTCAACAATATCCTCAACTATCAGGACGTCCCTGTCCTCTATCTCCTCCCTCATGTCGCAGTGTATCTTCACTTCGCCGGTAGTGTCCGTCTTTGCATAGCTTGAGGCTATAATAAAGTCGATGGTCAGGGGTACCTGAATATGCCTGACGAGGTCGGAAAAAAACATGAATGCCCCCTTCAGCAGCCCCACCACGAGCAGTTCCCTGCCCTCATAATCATTTGAGATTTGCCGGGCGAGTTCCTTCACCTTTGCCTGAATCTCTTCCGCTGTCAATAAAGGTTTGCCTATGACCATCCTGCCTCCTAATGTCCTGAAGTGAAGCTCCCGGATCAGGGATTCGGTATTTTTTAAATTTATAAATGTATAGGTTCTATTATTAAATTAAGTGTTTCCAGGTTTCAAGACACTCAGGTATTCAAGATACGTATATATTAACATAGCAAGTATATTAACATAACAGGACAAGGGAATAAATCCCTGACTATGTTCCTGTTGCGGAAGCGTTGCCAGGGTCTATTTTAACACTGATTTTATATTATTTTCATCTTTAAAGTGCAGCCTTGACCCTGCTGAATGATTGTTTTTGAGAATCGGAAAAAGCAACTAAACCACGGAAATGCCGGGAAAAATCTGCCCGGATTTGACTTTTATAAGGAAAATTGATAAATTAATATGTACGTTTTTACATTATCCGGCCCTGGCTATTGTCAGTAGTAGATCAGAAGGGACGGTTAACGCATCCTGTAG
Coding sequences within it:
- a CDS encoding TldD/PmbA family protein — encoded protein: MKIDTDLAEDILKKAIRNGADLAEVFMLSARSLSVEVKSREIDALETSMDFGYSLRVIKKQRLGFSYSTEPKDWQRVVDDALESSLFTGEDPCLDIAGPATCPEVDTYDGTIAAISEEDAIDRVRQIEDAALSRDQRITKVRKASGSFAEAEILILNSRGLEAGYRATSASAQIMVVAEDGHDAQMGWGYESNRFLGGVDFETVGREAADRALRLLGARKIITGKGSVLLDSSVATEFLSVLASSFSSENVQKGKSLLIGKMGEQVVSEKINIVDNGLMKGAVGSRPFDAEGTPSLEKRLIQEGRLMGFLYNIYTAGKDGTVSTANAVRHGIHGVPGVGISNLYLEGASDKFIYGYDELTGQMERGLLVTEAMGIHTANPITGEFSIGVTGLWIENGEVRHPVKEAAISGNILEFFGNITGVSRNLRFYGKIGAPDILIEGVDISG
- the queD gene encoding 6-carboxytetrahydropterin synthase QueD, which produces MYELTIETIFSAAHQLRGYKGKCEALHGHNWKVQVHILAERLNDLDIAIDFHDLKSYTNEIVEQLDHGALNEIFPFTEINPSSENIARWIFDSLKRKIDDENIRVSAVTVWESDTASATYYED
- the hpt gene encoding hypoxanthine phosphoribosyltransferase, whose product is MVIGKPLLTAEEIQAKVKELARQISNDYEGRELLVVGLLKGAFMFFSDLVRHIQVPLTIDFIIASSYAKTDTTGEVKIHCDMREEIEDRDVLIVEDIVDTGITLNYLRERFLARLPRSLKICALLDKIDRRIVDVPIDYKGFEIPNKYVVGYGLDYDNKYRNLPYIAIFKRSD